From one Desulforegulaceae bacterium genomic stretch:
- a CDS encoding DMT family transporter, translating into MLSNHTKGALSITIAGLCFALMGTMIKKLSFSMTNETIVFSRNFFVLICFIPFLLRRKNRINLKTDNFRLHLIRGLSGLLAMYLYFFTLSKLPLAEAVMLSYTSPLFIPFIAFLWIKEPLEKKFIVSALAGLIGIILILKPGTSIFNFNGIFGIIAAFSASFAMVAIRRMSKTESAFKIVFFYTLIASVISFFPAIFAFTLPSINQLILISFMGIAGLGGQFFVTAGYSMAPSAKVGPFTYTTVFFAALIGVFFLNETFDIYSMIGGTIIVMAGILSLSGKKE; encoded by the coding sequence ATGCTCTCAAACCATACAAAAGGTGCTCTTTCAATTACAATTGCAGGGCTTTGCTTTGCTCTTATGGGAACAATGATAAAAAAACTTTCCTTTTCAATGACAAATGAAACAATAGTTTTTTCAAGAAATTTCTTTGTTCTGATATGCTTTATCCCTTTTCTTTTAAGAAGAAAAAACCGGATAAATCTTAAAACTGATAATTTCAGACTCCATCTTATAAGAGGCCTTTCAGGTCTTTTAGCAATGTATCTTTATTTTTTCACCCTTTCAAAACTTCCCCTTGCCGAAGCAGTTATGCTTTCATATACAAGCCCCCTTTTTATACCTTTTATTGCTTTTTTGTGGATCAAAGAACCACTTGAAAAGAAATTTATTGTTTCTGCTCTTGCCGGGCTTATTGGTATTATATTGATCCTAAAACCAGGAACCAGTATTTTTAATTTCAATGGAATCTTTGGAATAATTGCAGCTTTTTCAGCCTCCTTTGCAATGGTGGCAATAAGAAGAATGTCTAAAACTGAATCAGCTTTTAAAATTGTATTTTTCTATACTCTTATTGCTTCTGTAATTTCTTTTTTCCCTGCAATTTTTGCATTCACCCTTCCTTCAATAAATCAATTGATTCTGATTTCCTTTATGGGAATAGCAGGACTTGGAGGACAATTTTTTGTAACAGCTGGATACTCAATGGCCCCTTCAGCAAAAGTAGGCCCATTTACTTATACAACTGTTTTTTTTGCAGCTCTTATAGGAGTTTTCTTTTTAAATGAAACCTTTGATATTTACTCAATGATTGGAGGAACAATAATTGTTATGGCTGGAATCTTATCTCTTTCTGGAAAAAAAGAATAA
- a CDS encoding Mur ligase family protein, with protein sequence MAVKKNFPPEQIKNIHLISACGTAMGALCAMLSDKGYNLTGSDQGIYPPMSTFLESRNIVLKEFSRDNIHEELDLVIIGNAVSKDNIEVLEVMEKNLNYLSMPQAINHFFAKDKKVIMVTGTHGKTTTTGMISWILHYCGLNPSFFIGGIHSNFNRGYMDAPGELFVIEGDEYDTAFFDKKSKFFHFNSSRLVITGIDFDHADIFANVEEIKDSFKELIEKTKDKSLIFAFDSSKELDDVLAQFKNKNIMLYGKNEKSNISFSNEKYLEKGLKFNYCSKDLKDEIFLPMTGDHNIYNCLAAVSVCLSLGLNFEQIKQALKSYKGMKRRQEIRGEVSKIIVIDDFAHHPREVRLTIDGIKKSMKPKRLISVFEPGTNTSMRNVFQEEYENSFSGSDFVCIKKPDKITRLSPELRLSLEKLKEGLNKKNIESSLFDKTDEIVDFLIKKAEPGDIILVMSNKGFDGIHEKILDKLNKKISV encoded by the coding sequence TTGGCAGTTAAGAAAAATTTTCCTCCAGAACAAATTAAAAACATCCATCTTATCTCGGCCTGTGGAACAGCAATGGGAGCTCTTTGTGCAATGCTTTCTGATAAAGGCTATAATCTTACAGGATCAGATCAGGGTATTTATCCACCCATGAGCACTTTTCTTGAATCCAGAAACATTGTTTTAAAGGAGTTTTCCAGGGATAATATCCATGAAGAACTTGATCTGGTTATTATTGGGAATGCTGTTAGTAAAGACAATATTGAAGTTTTAGAAGTAATGGAAAAAAATCTCAATTATCTTTCAATGCCCCAGGCTATAAATCATTTTTTTGCTAAAGATAAAAAAGTAATAATGGTCACAGGAACCCATGGTAAAACTACAACAACAGGGATGATTTCCTGGATTCTTCATTATTGCGGATTAAACCCCTCTTTTTTTATTGGGGGGATTCATAGCAATTTTAATCGGGGATATATGGATGCTCCAGGAGAACTTTTTGTAATTGAAGGTGATGAGTATGATACTGCCTTTTTTGATAAGAAATCAAAGTTTTTTCATTTTAATTCTTCAAGGCTTGTAATTACAGGAATTGATTTTGATCATGCAGATATTTTTGCCAATGTAGAGGAAATAAAAGATTCTTTTAAGGAACTTATAGAAAAAACAAAGGATAAATCTTTAATTTTTGCCTTTGATTCTTCCAAAGAACTTGATGATGTTCTAGCTCAGTTTAAAAATAAAAATATAATGCTTTATGGAAAAAATGAAAAAAGTAATATTTCTTTTTCAAATGAAAAATATCTGGAAAAGGGATTAAAGTTTAATTATTGCTCCAAAGATTTAAAAGATGAAATTTTTCTTCCCATGACAGGGGATCACAATATTTATAATTGTCTTGCTGCTGTTTCTGTGTGTTTAAGTCTTGGATTGAACTTTGAGCAGATAAAACAAGCTCTTAAATCATATAAAGGAATGAAAAGAAGACAGGAAATAAGGGGAGAAGTTTCTAAGATAATAGTTATTGATGATTTTGCCCATCATCCAAGGGAAGTTCGTCTTACCATAGATGGAATAAAAAAAAGTATGAAACCCAAAAGGCTTATTTCTGTTTTTGAACCCGGCACAAATACAAGTATGAGAAATGTTTTTCAGGAGGAATATGAAAACTCATTTTCAGGAAGTGATTTTGTCTGTATAAAAAAACCCGATAAAATAACCAGGCTTTCACCTGAGTTAAGGCTTTCTTTGGAAAAACTCAAAGAAGGATTAAATAAAAAAAATATTGAATCAAGTCTTTTTGATAAAACAGATGAAATTGTTGATTTTCTAATAAAAAAGGCAGAGCCTGGAGATATTATTCTTGTAATGTCCAATAAAGGATTTGATGGAATCCATGAAAAAATTTTAGATAAGCTTAATAAAAAAATCAGCGTTTAA
- the hemL gene encoding glutamate-1-semialdehyde 2,1-aminomutase, with product MVDTNSEKLFQRAVNLIPGGVNSPVRACKSVNKNPLFIQRGSGPRIFDADGNAYIDYVGSWGPLILGHADSTVTASIVDVLRRGTTFGAPCDLEIELAELVKEFVPSVEMVRMVSSGTEAAMSAVRLARGFTGRDIIIKFDGCYHGHSDVLLVGAGSGVATLNIPGSPGIPLDVTKNTISIPFNDIEKFNEIMDLYGDKTACVIVEPVAGNMGCILPKPGFLEALRDKTKEYGSVLIFDEVMTGFRVSKNSAQGYFNIKPDLSCFGKIIGGGMPVGAFGGKKEIMECLAPSGNVYQAGTLSGNPVAMAAGIATLKQLKEPSFYDKLSQKTEQLVLGIKNAAKETGIKIYASHLGGMFGFFFTDIEVYNYEDAKTSDLDLFAQYYSKMLSRGIYLAPSQFEAGFVSSVHTEADINATVNAALSVFKTLTKN from the coding sequence ATGGTTGATACAAATTCTGAAAAGCTGTTTCAAAGAGCAGTTAATCTTATTCCTGGAGGAGTTAACAGTCCTGTCAGGGCCTGTAAATCAGTAAATAAAAACCCCTTATTTATTCAAAGGGGTTCAGGCCCAAGAATTTTTGATGCCGACGGAAATGCATATATTGATTATGTAGGATCCTGGGGACCTCTTATTTTAGGCCATGCTGATTCAACAGTTACTGCTTCAATAGTTGATGTTTTAAGAAGAGGAACAACTTTTGGAGCTCCCTGTGATCTGGAAATAGAGCTGGCTGAACTTGTTAAAGAGTTTGTTCCTTCTGTTGAGATGGTAAGAATGGTAAGTTCGGGAACCGAAGCTGCCATGAGTGCAGTAAGGCTTGCAAGGGGATTTACAGGCAGAGATATTATAATCAAATTTGATGGATGCTATCACGGACATTCCGATGTTCTTCTTGTGGGTGCAGGTTCTGGGGTTGCCACCTTAAATATTCCTGGAAGCCCGGGTATTCCTTTAGATGTTACAAAAAATACAATTTCAATTCCTTTTAATGATATTGAAAAGTTCAATGAAATAATGGACCTTTACGGGGATAAAACAGCTTGTGTAATTGTTGAACCTGTTGCAGGAAATATGGGTTGTATTCTTCCAAAGCCGGGTTTTCTTGAAGCTTTGAGGGATAAAACCAAGGAATATGGAAGTGTTCTTATTTTTGATGAAGTAATGACAGGGTTTAGGGTGAGTAAAAATTCAGCCCAGGGTTATTTTAATATCAAGCCTGATTTGTCATGTTTTGGAAAAATTATTGGCGGGGGAATGCCTGTTGGAGCATTTGGAGGAAAAAAAGAAATTATGGAATGCCTTGCTCCCAGCGGGAATGTTTATCAGGCAGGAACTCTTTCAGGAAACCCAGTTGCCATGGCAGCAGGAATAGCAACCTTAAAACAGCTTAAAGAGCCTTCTTTTTATGATAAGCTTTCCCAAAAGACAGAACAACTTGTCCTGGGTATAAAAAATGCTGCAAAGGAAACAGGGATAAAAATTTATGCCAGCCATTTAGGTGGAATGTTTGGATTCTTTTTTACTGATATTGAAGTTTATAACTATGAAGATGCAAAAACGTCAGATTTGGATTTGTTTGCCCAATATTACTCAAAAATGCTTTCCAGGGGGATTTACCTTGCACCTTCACAATTTGAAGCAGGGTTTGTTTCTTCAGTCCATACTGAAGCAGATATAAATGCAACTGTAAACGCAGCTTTAAGTGTTTTTAAAACATTAACTAAAAATTAA
- a CDS encoding RNA 2'-phosphotransferase, whose protein sequence is MNKTNQSKIDKILEYILLRRPDEFLLVPDTNGYYSFKEVLKAISEKKDLSWITKGKIISCINLGQSPLIELGEPGLIKAVKSDKIPFPQKTESLPGEIYTCIRKKAWPHVYEKGLNYKNKKIICFSSKEKALIKGRRIDPEPVLLHVSTKIALSKGIGFEKFMEDIFLAEKLEPEMFKGPSTEKTIQKLKKKKTVKKESFNPPGSFSVNPENVFPELKPMTKDSWKRNKKKLRRQKKNLWPDEIQ, encoded by the coding sequence ATGAACAAAACTAATCAATCAAAAATAGACAAAATTCTTGAGTATATTCTTTTAAGAAGACCTGACGAATTTCTTCTTGTGCCGGATACTAACGGATATTACAGCTTTAAGGAAGTTTTAAAAGCCATTAGCGAAAAAAAAGATTTAAGCTGGATAACCAAAGGAAAAATCATTTCCTGTATCAACCTTGGCCAATCTCCATTAATTGAACTAGGTGAGCCAGGTCTTATCAAAGCTGTAAAATCAGACAAAATTCCTTTTCCCCAAAAAACTGAAAGTCTTCCCGGAGAAATTTACACCTGTATAAGAAAAAAAGCCTGGCCCCATGTTTATGAAAAAGGCCTTAATTATAAAAACAAAAAAATCATCTGTTTTTCATCAAAGGAAAAGGCTCTTATAAAAGGCAGAAGAATTGATCCTGAACCAGTTCTTTTACACGTGAGCACAAAAATTGCCCTATCAAAAGGGATTGGTTTTGAAAAATTTATGGAAGATATTTTTCTTGCTGAAAAACTTGAACCTGAAATGTTTAAAGGCCCGTCTACTGAAAAAACAATTCAAAAACTCAAAAAGAAAAAAACAGTTAAAAAAGAATCTTTCAATCCACCGGGAAGTTTTTCTGTAAATCCTGAAAATGTTTTTCCAGAGTTAAAACCTATGACCAAAGATTCATGGAAAAGAAACAAGAAAAAACTTAGAAGACAAAAAAAGAACTTATGGCCAGATGAAATTCAATAA
- a CDS encoding response regulator — MKKSLFYTLRSKLSRGFYLMGEILYKREDETRVEDKIENESLLQLTRLKTEYFLNISREIRVPLNEIIGTTGLLLDTKISDQQKEYGKTIKSRADSILAIIDDLMDFQRIESEKLQPEIVDFNLYSVVEETLALLGFKSESKNIELVYLSESDLPVFLQGKPEKLRQILLILLENSIKLAKKGEVSLRVEKVSQTKNKVRLKFRIKGSGSKIDNQKNQDQLDHNFSICEKIAEIMGGEFGLETSEFVGTNYWFTAVFGFGQGKNSFLSEIVSESVSSNPRILLVEDNELNRKHLEILLKSWGFDCESAENEKMGMEKFLDSLKSGNPFQLGILDFRMPWMNGEKLLSALRADGRFDDFKIIFMSFPKDRKYFFNLDKKSIAFLPKPVKQGQLYNCILNFSRDNSKEFYLQEPESPLKLSNMLESFAGKQNIDSDKINDLNSEENKDKKMLFDFESLLSKLMGDEKAGKELINIFTDNLQKLVNELEKEINNSDFLRIDQLSHSIKGSAANIGAQKLAEKAGIIEELINSLDLDSIKIAFGDLKKCKKDTQTEISKVIES, encoded by the coding sequence ATGAAAAAATCGCTTTTTTATACACTGAGATCAAAGCTTTCAAGGGGATTTTATTTAATGGGCGAAATTCTTTATAAAAGAGAAGATGAAACCCGGGTTGAAGATAAAATTGAAAATGAAAGTCTTCTTCAGTTAACCAGACTGAAGACTGAATATTTTTTAAATATAAGTCGGGAAATTAGAGTTCCTCTTAATGAAATTATTGGAACCACAGGACTTCTTCTTGATACAAAAATTTCAGATCAGCAAAAGGAATACGGAAAAACAATAAAATCCAGGGCAGACTCAATTCTTGCAATAATAGATGATTTAATGGATTTTCAAAGGATTGAATCTGAAAAACTTCAGCCTGAAATTGTTGATTTCAATCTTTATTCTGTAGTTGAAGAAACCTTGGCTCTCCTTGGTTTTAAATCAGAGAGTAAAAACATTGAACTTGTGTATTTATCTGAATCTGACCTGCCTGTTTTTCTCCAAGGAAAACCGGAAAAACTTCGTCAAATTCTTTTGATTCTTTTAGAAAATTCAATCAAGCTTGCTAAAAAAGGAGAAGTTAGTTTAAGGGTTGAAAAAGTTTCTCAGACCAAGAATAAAGTTAGGCTTAAATTTAGAATTAAAGGTTCTGGCTCAAAAATAGATAATCAAAAAAACCAAGATCAATTAGATCATAATTTTTCAATTTGTGAAAAAATTGCTGAAATTATGGGAGGAGAATTTGGGTTGGAAACCAGTGAATTTGTAGGAACAAACTATTGGTTTACAGCAGTTTTTGGTTTTGGGCAGGGTAAAAATAGTTTTTTATCTGAAATAGTTTCTGAGTCAGTTTCATCAAATCCAAGAATTCTTCTTGTTGAAGATAATGAGCTTAATAGAAAACATCTTGAAATCCTTCTTAAAAGCTGGGGGTTTGATTGTGAATCAGCAGAAAACGAGAAAATGGGGATGGAAAAATTTTTAGATTCTTTAAAATCAGGAAATCCTTTTCAACTTGGAATTCTAGATTTTAGAATGCCTTGGATGAATGGCGAAAAACTTCTTTCTGCCCTAAGAGCAGATGGGCGGTTTGATGATTTTAAAATAATTTTTATGTCTTTTCCCAAAGACAGGAAATATTTTTTTAATTTAGATAAAAAATCCATTGCTTTTCTTCCTAAGCCTGTAAAACAAGGCCAACTTTATAATTGTATTTTAAATTTTTCCAGGGATAACTCCAAAGAATTTTATTTACAAGAGCCTGAATCTCCATTGAAACTTTCAAATATGCTTGAAAGTTTTGCTGGCAAACAAAATATTGATTCTGATAAAATAAATGATTTAAATTCAGAGGAAAATAAAGATAAAAAAATGTTGTTTGACTTTGAAAGTCTTTTGTCAAAACTCATGGGCGATGAAAAAGCAGGAAAAGAGCTAATAAATATTTTCACTGATAATTTGCAAAAACTTGTAAATGAATTGGAAAAAGAAATAAATAATTCAGATTTTTTAAGAATTGATCAATTATCCCATTCAATTAAGGGATCAGCGGCAAATATCGGGGCTCAAAAACTTGCAGAAAAAGCTGGGATTATAGAGGAGTTAATTAATTCTCTTGATCTTGATTCAATTAAAATTGCTTTTGGTGATTTAAAAAAATGTAAAAAAGATACTCAAACTGAAATTTCAAAAGTTATTGAGTCTTAA